The following coding sequences are from one Acipenser ruthenus chromosome 7, fAciRut3.2 maternal haplotype, whole genome shotgun sequence window:
- the LOC131737491 gene encoding zinc finger protein 446-like, whose protein sequence is MDRNALAELLQALESRRDAEERRREERYTALIERVGLAVAAATAPTTTPRMSPPKARAMKMSAEDDPEAYLVAFERLATAAAWPREYWASQLGPCLIGEAQAAYQALSDHNATDYDLVKQAILRRLNITTETHRARFREYRRAPETRPRVVAERLCDHMVHWLTPGKKTAQQMGEAIVVEQFCHVVGAETQAWIRRHNPDTLEEAVKLAEDFEDSLTSARVGILSAPALRSSRPLPPSPPTPPPPPLFPGPRPPRAPTPLGPLASPPWRPRLAPSWGRGAAPAPLPYQQRDRFLPYAPSVPPICFRCHQPGHLARSCPAAMECDVAACNWAPETDS, encoded by the exons atggaccgcaacgcactggcggagctgctgcaggcgctggagagcagacgcgacgcagaggagagaaggagggaggagcgctacacggcgctcattgaacgggtagggctggccgtggCTGCAGCGACggcccctaccacaacaccgcggatgtcgcccccgaaggcacgggcgatgaagatgtcggcggaggatgacccggaggcgtatctGGTGgcgtttgagcggctggctaccgcggcggcttggccgcgggagtactgggccagccagttgggaccctgcctgatcggagaggctcaggcagcctaccaagccctgAGTGACCATAACGCCACAGATTACGACCTGGTCaaacaggctatcctccgccgtctgaatataactacggagacccaccgggcgcggtttagggagtacaggagagccccggagacacgccccagggtggttgcagagcggttgtgcgaccacatggtgcattggctgacccccgggaagaagaccgcccagcagatgggggaagccattgtggtagagcagttctgccatgtggtcggcgccgaaacccaggcgtggatacggcgccacaaccctgacaccctggaggaggcggtcaaattggcggaagactttgaagactccctgacttctgcccgggtcgggatcctgtcggcccctgcccttcggagcagccgacctctccctccctctcctccaacaccaccaccaccccctttGTTCCCAGGACCCAGACCTCCGAGAGcgccgaccccattgggcccccttgcctcccccccatggagaccaaggttggcccccagctggggtagaggtgctgcccctgccccgttgccataccagcagcgggacagatttctaccctatgccccctctgtccctcctatctgttttaggtgccaccagccgggacatctggccaggtcatgccccgctgccatggagtgtgacgtggccgcgtgcaattgggcacctgaaactg acagttag